Sequence from the Fusobacterium periodonticum 1_1_41FAA genome:
ATATATATCGGCACTAAAGCTTTTATATTTACTTTTTCACTCTCTTTTTTTAGCATCTTTTTTTTAAATCTCCTTATTTATTTAGTAAATTTTAGCATTTTTAGAAATTATTTACTATACAGATAATACAATTTTTTTACGATGTAAATATACAGATAAATTTTTAGATTTTTTTTTATTTTTTTATTTATTAACAATATTTATTTAAAAACGATTTTAGCATTTTTATTTTTTTAGCTTTTGAAAAAATATGAATAAAATTTTCTATTTTTGAAATTACTTTCATATTATACTACATTTTATATAAATTTTTTAGATGTATTTTTAAATATTTTATTTATTTTTTCTTTCTAATTCTAAAAAATAAAAACAGATAATCTCAATATTTTGAATCTTATCTGTTTTTTACTTATATTTTATAAATTATTCTCTTTTTCAATTATCACTTTAGAAATTTCTTCAGCAGAAGCTTTTCTATTTTCCATAGTTTTTATTAAATTATTCCATCTTTCGTTATATTCTTCTATTTCTTCTTTTTCCCATTCACGACAAAATTCTTTCTCTAAAATATCTTTTGGACTCACATCAGGAGTTTCTTTATAGCTATATAATAAATTATTCTCTCTGTCAAAAAGTCTTATCTCATCAAATAGTTTAGAGTTATATATAGTTTCTAGGTTATCTCCTATACTATTTACTACTAAATCATGATGTTCTTTTGGAGTCATTCTTGGAGTTTTACCTTGCTTTATCATTTCTTCATATCTTTGTATAGTACCTAAACGAGATTTTTCTCCTTTAACTGCAACTACATTTAACCCAACTTCATATCCTAATTTTTTAAATCTTGTTGCTTCTTTTATAGGAAGTTCTGCAGTTCTTAAAGTACCTTCTATTATTAAATTATATTTTTCTTTTCCTAATGCTTCTATTAGCTTTTCTGTTATTGCTCCACACCATTGTTGAGTATATTTTGAAGCTTCTCTTCCATGTTCTAAATTAATTTCTTTAAATTTTGGATGATATTCTCTAAAATCATCTCCACTTATAGATATATATTCATCTTTTGCATTAATCATATTTTCAAGTCCTGTTTTTCCTGCTCCAGGTTGTCCCCCTAATAGAAAGACTTTTGGCTTTTCTTTAGGTGAATAACTAGATTTATACATTTTCAATATCTTTTCAAATACAAGTTCTAACTCTTTATCAGTATAATTTTTTTCCATTTCATATCTCCTCTAATTTAGAAAGTACTTTCATAATAAAATTAATCTTCACATTCAAAGCTTCAACTTCTTCAAAAGTCATTCTTGGAATCTTTCTAACTTCTTCCCAAAATTCCTTCTCTATTAAGCTTAACACAGGAGACTCACCTTTTTTATATTCAATTCTAGTGATTGTCCCCATTACTCCCCAAGCACATTCCCTTGCCACTTCTTTTTTCAATGTCAAATCATAAAGCTTCATATTATTCTCCTATAAAATTTATTTGGTACACTTATAATATATCATATTTTTTTTAAAAAATTCTAGATTTTACAATTTATTTTTAAATATGGTATAATTAAAAAAAAAGGTGATAAAAATGATGTCAAATATAAATATAACAGTAGATGAAGAAATAGATGATTTTACTTATTTTAATGCTGAAACTATTGAAGCTATAGAAGAAACTGAAAGAAATTTAAAAAATTCTAATAGAAAAAGATATTCTTCAATACAAGAATTAAGAGAAGCATTAGAAAATGACTAATTAAGAAAAATTATTAAAATATTTTTTATTATAAATTTTATAAGGAGAGGATTTTATGGGATTATTTGGAAAAACTAGAGAATTGCCTTTTGAATCAAATGGTAGATTAGTAGAGGTAATAAACCAAAATGATGCTTATTTAGATGAGGGAATTGAAGAAAAAAAGAGTTATAAGGCATTAGAAAGACAATTAGAAAGAAGGTTTTTATATAGAAATGTAGAATCTATTACTCCAACTGGAACTTTTGGAATAGTAATTGTAAAATATAAAGATTTAAAAGTTCGTTCAGAAGAAGAAGTTGCAGAAATTAGAAGACAATTAAGAAAAGAAGCAGGACTTGAATAAAGGAAGGAATTAAAATGAAAAAAATTTTATTAGCTTTATCAGTTGTATTTTTATTAGTTGCATGTGGAAAACCTAAAGCTTATACTTTACCTGAAAAAGAGAAAGAGTCTATTTTTGCTATTGCAGAAAATAATCAACAAAAATTAGATGAACTTCATAAAAATATGGAAGAATGGAAAAAGTTAGCTGAAAAAGGTGATGAGCAAGGAAAGAAAGAATATCAAGAATGGCAAATTGTAGAAACATTAGTAAGTGACCCGAGTTATGTTGAAGTAAATTATAAAGCTTTAAAAGCAGATGGAAAATAAAAGTTTAATTATATTTGTACTGCACTCATATTCTTAAATTTAAGATTAAAGGTGCAGTTTTTTTATATTTAATTTTTTAATATTCATAAATCTGCTATTGATTATTTATTTAATTAGTTTATAATAAAAGAAATAGGAATAAAAAAGAAAGGAGGCAATCACTTGCCAAATTTAAAACTTTTAAATGAGAAAGTAAATATTTCTGAAAATAATTTGAGAGATAAGATGCCTTCTGTATTTAATATTTTATTGATTGACAGAACTAAAACTACAAAAAGATGTATTAAGAATATTATTTGGGCAAATGAAAATTATATCAAATATGATGCTGAAAAATATTCTCCAACTTCTGAAATAAGAATTGAACTAATAACAGGTGAATATAATAATATAATACAACCAAGGGCTTTAAAAGCTGCAGACTTACAAAAGAAAAGAACTAAAGCAATAGCTGAAGTTTTTACTCCTATAGAAACTTTAAAAGAACAAATTGATGAAATAGATAAAAACTATCAGAATGATGACTTAGAAACATATACTAAAAGAACTTGGATAGAGATAACTTGTGGAGAAGGGCCTTACATAGCAACTCGTTATAATGTTGTAACTGGAAATTTTATATACTTAGATGAAAGAGTCGGTTTTTTAGATCGTAAGTTAAAAAGAATAAATAAAGAATGTGACATTAAGGATAAATGGAAAGAACTGGTAAATGAAGCATATAAAGCTACTTATGCTTTTGAATGGAATGGAGATTCTTTACTATTGGCACGGGAAAATCTTTTATACACCTATTTTGATTATTATTATGATAAATGGAATAGCGAACCATCATTAGAAGATATAGAAGAAATAGCTTTAATTATTAGTTATAATATTTTTCAGATGGATGGGCTAAAGTGTATCATTCCTTTAAGTGATGTTGAACCTCAAAAAAATGAACAATTAAATTTATTTAATAAAATAGAAAAAATCGTACCAAATAAAAAAGGTCAGTATGTTAAAATTATGAATTGGAAGAAAAACAAAATGGAATTTTTTAAAAAATAGTCTAAATACAATAAATTATTTAAAGGTGATTAAAGTGAAGTTTGATGCAGTAATTGGAAATCCACCATATCAGGAAAATGACAATGGTATAAGAGAAGAAGGAGCAGCTATTAATGCTTCAGCAAAGCCATTATATAATCATTTTTTTTATCTAGCACAAGAAATAACATCGGACAAAATAAATCTAATATTTCCAGCAAGATGGTTAGTTGGTGCTGGAAAAGGCTTGACTGAATTCACTAAAAAGATGTTAAATGACAAGCATATTAAATCTGTAACTATTTTTCAAAAAGCAAGTGATGTATTTGTAAATACCGATATAAAAGGTGGAGTTTTACATTTAACATATGACAAAACTTATAAAGGAAAAACACATATTAAAGTAATAGATTGGAAAAAAAGATTGCATGAATATACTGCTTACTTAAATTCTTGTGGTTCTGGTTTTCTTATTCCATATGAAAAATTAGTAAGTATCTACAAAAAAGTAAGAAATCTTTCAGAAGAAAGTATACAAAAACATATTTCAACGCGTAAACCATATGGTTTAGCTACTGATTTTTTTAAAAATCCAGCTAAATATTCAATGCCAGAAATCTTCGAACAAAAAAATAATGAAGAGGATCTTTCTATTTTTGGTTTAGAAAAAAATAAAAGAGTTATTAAGTATGTACCTAAAGATTATCCTATCACAACTGGGAATGATACTATTTATAAATGGAAATTTTTTGTCGGAAAAGCTATGGGAAATGGAGAATTTGGTGAGATTTATCCCGATTATCCAATAGCTGCTCCAGGAGAGATAGCAACTGAAACATTTATTAGAATAGGAGCTTTTGATTCTAAAGAAGAGGCCGAAGCATTAAAAAAATATTTTTATACTAAATTTTTTAGAGCACTACTTGGAATAGCAAAAGTAACTCAAGATGCTACATCAAAAGTATATTGCTTTGTTCCTAATCAAAATTTTGGAAAAAATTCTGATATTAATTGGAATGAAGATATAAAAAAAATAGATCTCCAACTATACAAAAAATATAAATTGAATAAAACCGAAATAAAATTTATTGAAGAAAATATCAAATAAAATTTATAAGGAGGAAAATATGGAATTTATAAGAGAAAGTAGTGAGCGTAGTGATAGCAAAAACATATTAAAAAAAGCTATATTGAAAGATTCAAACTTTAAACTAATATCTTTTGAAGGAAGTCCGACTAGAGATAATAATGTAACAATATTAATGGATAAATTTAAAGTAAATAAGGATTTAAGCACAACAAATAGTGATGATAGATTAAAAATTTTTAATGAATTATATAAATACTCAGAGTTTAAAGATGAGTTTGTATTAAAAAGGCT
This genomic interval carries:
- a CDS encoding Eco57I restriction-modification methylase domain-containing protein, whose translation is MNYLKVIKVKFDAVIGNPPYQENDNGIREEGAAINASAKPLYNHFFYLAQEITSDKINLIFPARWLVGAGKGLTEFTKKMLNDKHIKSVTIFQKASDVFVNTDIKGGVLHLTYDKTYKGKTHIKVIDWKKRLHEYTAYLNSCGSGFLIPYEKLVSIYKKVRNLSEESIQKHISTRKPYGLATDFFKNPAKYSMPEIFEQKNNEEDLSIFGLEKNKRVIKYVPKDYPITTGNDTIYKWKFFVGKAMGNGEFGEIYPDYPIAAPGEIATETFIRIGAFDSKEEAEALKKYFYTKFFRALLGIAKVTQDATSKVYCFVPNQNFGKNSDINWNEDIKKIDLQLYKKYKLNKTEIKFIEENIK
- a CDS encoding zeta toxin family protein, whose amino-acid sequence is MEKNYTDKELELVFEKILKMYKSSYSPKEKPKVFLLGGQPGAGKTGLENMINAKDEYISISGDDFREYHPKFKEINLEHGREASKYTQQWCGAITEKLIEALGKEKYNLIIEGTLRTAELPIKEATRFKKLGYEVGLNVVAVKGEKSRLGTIQRYEEMIKQGKTPRMTPKEHHDLVVNSIGDNLETIYNSKLFDEIRLFDRENNLLYSYKETPDVSPKDILEKEFCREWEKEEIEEYNERWNNLIKTMENRKASAEEISKVIIEKENNL